One genomic window of bacterium includes the following:
- a CDS encoding ATP-binding protein, whose translation MKDRKILNKTCENKISKHTREFTEINKELLFEKNKFEAILSSMADGLFTIDDKFCITSFNRAAEEITGYKKEEVIGKPCRYVIHGELCHRVSCALNKSRKTGKPHLNVRTFIKSKKGGLIYILASTSVLKDKDGNFIGGVETFHDMTELYKIEREKNKLIAELQNINKELDRLNKIKTEFISVVSHELRTPLTAIKGYSELLKNNKYGKITNTQNKILSLVIKKSDQLNKLIVQLLDLSRIELGKFELKKEPVELDKVIENSLENFQSIIKEKQIKYKLNLLKEPVWVIGNNLRLIEVMDNLIGNAVKFTPSKGRITISFRKLQGNIEVSVQDTGQGIPKEEFNNIFESFYQIDSSSTRKYAGTGLGLAIVKHIINRHNGKIWVENELNKGSKFIFTLPMAEKESIVKIQNILGGETNKRRV comes from the coding sequence ATGAAAGACAGAAAAATATTAAATAAAACTTGTGAAAACAAGATATCAAAACACACAAGAGAATTCACAGAAATTAATAAAGAACTGCTTTTTGAAAAAAACAAGTTTGAGGCTATCCTCTCGAGTATGGCAGACGGGCTGTTTACAATAGACGATAAATTTTGCATAACCTCTTTTAACCGCGCGGCTGAAGAAATAACGGGTTATAAGAAAGAAGAAGTGATCGGCAAGCCTTGCAGGTATGTAATTCACGGGGAATTGTGCCATCGTGTTTCCTGCGCGCTTAATAAATCCAGAAAAACAGGAAAACCCCATCTTAATGTAAGGACTTTTATCAAAAGCAAGAAAGGCGGGCTTATTTATATTTTAGCCAGCACCTCAGTTTTAAAAGACAAAGACGGAAATTTTATCGGCGGGGTAGAAACTTTTCACGATATGACTGAATTGTATAAGATAGAAAGAGAAAAAAACAAATTAATCGCCGAATTGCAGAATATAAATAAGGAACTTGACCGTCTGAATAAGATAAAGACGGAATTTATTTCAGTGGTATCTCATGAATTACGGACACCTTTGACTGCTATCAAGGGTTATAGTGAATTGCTGAAAAACAATAAATATGGAAAAATTACAAACACTCAAAATAAGATATTAAGTTTAGTTATAAAGAAATCCGACCAATTGAATAAACTTATTGTTCAATTGCTTGATCTGTCCAGGATTGAACTGGGGAAATTTGAACTTAAAAAAGAACCCGTCGAACTGGACAAAGTAATTGAAAATTCTTTAGAGAATTTTCAGTCTATTATAAAAGAAAAGCAGATAAAATATAAATTGAATTTACTAAAAGAGCCTGTTTGGGTTATTGGAAATAATTTAAGATTGATTGAAGTTATGGATAATCTTATCGGAAACGCCGTAAAATTTACCCCCTCTAAAGGCAGGATAACTATCAGTTTTAGAAAATTACAGGGGAATATTGAAGTTTCTGTCCAGGACACGGGACAGGGTATTCCAAAAGAGGAATTTAACAACATATTCGAGAGTTTTTACCAGATTGATAGTTCATCCACCCGCAAATACGCGGGAACAGGATTGGGTCTCGCTATTGTAAAACATATTATTAACCGTCATAACGGGAAGATATGGGTTGAAAACGAGTTGAATAAAGGAAGCAAATTTATTTTTACACTTCCTATGGCTGAAAAAGAAAGTATAGTCAAGATACAAAATATTCTCGGAGGAGAAACAAATAAAAGACGGGTATAA
- the mdh gene encoding malate dehydrogenase produces the protein MKDGVKISIIGAGNVGASAALMCLMKNLGDEIVLLDIVPGVPQGKAMDLNQSASVFGLKGKITGTNDYEDISCSDLIVVTAGFPRKEGMTRFDLLKKNAGIVLDVAENIKKYSPGSFVILTTNPLDVMSCLFFKKSGFSKNKVIGMAGILDTARFIYYLQKAVKVPREVISTVVLGVHGENMVPVEEHTKVNEIPLTKILSHDEIEKVVFSTMQGGAEIIKNLKTSAYVAPAAAVVRMIEAILRDKNEVLPCSVYLGGEYGYKEIFLGVPVRLGKNGVEEIIKLSLSEEIRKRLDKSVEEVKNGIKELEQIIL, from the coding sequence ATGAAGGACGGGGTAAAAATCAGTATCATCGGCGCAGGGAATGTGGGGGCAAGTGCGGCCCTTATGTGTTTGATGAAAAATTTAGGAGATGAAATAGTCCTTCTTGATATTGTTCCGGGTGTCCCACAGGGGAAAGCCATGGATTTAAACCAGTCAGCCTCGGTTTTTGGGTTAAAAGGAAAAATAACCGGGACAAATGATTATGAAGATATTTCGTGCTCTGATTTAATAGTTGTAACAGCGGGTTTCCCGCGCAAGGAGGGGATGACAAGGTTTGATTTGCTTAAAAAAAACGCGGGTATAGTCCTTGATGTCGCGGAGAATATCAAAAAATATTCGCCCGGCAGTTTTGTCATACTGACGACAAATCCTCTTGATGTAATGTCCTGCCTTTTCTTTAAAAAATCGGGGTTTTCTAAAAACAAGGTAATAGGCATGGCTGGGATTTTGGATACGGCGAGGTTTATTTATTACCTGCAGAAGGCCGTGAAAGTTCCCAGAGAAGTAATTTCCACGGTTGTTCTCGGTGTTCACGGTGAAAACATGGTACCTGTTGAAGAGCACACAAAAGTCAATGAAATTCCCTTGACAAAAATTTTATCGCATGATGAAATAGAAAAAGTGGTTTTTTCTACAATGCAGGGCGGGGCGGAGATAATAAAAAACCTTAAAACGAGCGCCTATGTGGCCCCTGCTGCAGCGGTGGTACGCATGATAGAAGCGATACTTAGAGATAAAAACGAGGTCCTTCCTTGCTCGGTCTATTTAGGTGGAGAATACGGTTATAAGGAAATATTTCTGGGTGTTCCTGTCAGACTCGGTAAAAACGGTGTTGAAGAGATAATAAAACTTTCCTTGTCGGAAGAAATCAGAAAAAGACTAGATAAATCTGTGGAAGAAGTAAAAAACGGGATCAAGGAATTGGAACAAATAATTTTATAA
- a CDS encoding RNA-binding domain-containing protein, producing MKKSELLELIKQGESSTVEFKEENISPDKLAREIIAFANSDGGFILIGVDDNGKIKGIKKDDIEEWAVNICRNNCSPSLIPIYEKNILDGKIIAVIKIPRSEGIIHRSLDGHYYIRVGTTVRDATPQELARLFQRSKVVHNDILPVYGASISDIDDARIEYYFTQKLSIDIKTYNESKESLLENIKVLIKVDGKNYLTMAGLLIFGKFPERFLTQSGIIAVRFRGNEMDYDTLDRREIKGPLVNQYNADGNISSLGIIDQTIDFIKRNTSVTSRLEDIRRIDTPQYPIEPIREGIVNAIAHRDYTISGAKIRVFVFPDRIEIYSPGKLPNTVTIENLKRTAHYTRNPELYKFLAHYGYADDIGLGIPKKIIGKMKEYKSREPEFIESGEEFVVTLFGKKDNP from the coding sequence ATGAAAAAATCTGAATTATTGGAGCTTATAAAACAAGGTGAAAGTTCTACCGTTGAATTTAAAGAAGAAAATATTTCTCCTGATAAACTTGCACGTGAAATCATAGCCTTTGCAAATAGCGATGGGGGATTTATTTTAATAGGTGTTGATGATAATGGAAAAATCAAGGGAATAAAAAAAGATGATATTGAGGAATGGGCAGTAAATATTTGCCGGAATAATTGCAGTCCGTCACTTATTCCCATTTATGAAAAAAATATACTTGATGGTAAAATTATTGCTGTTATTAAAATCCCAAGGTCAGAGGGTATTATACACAGGTCGTTAGACGGGCACTATTATATTCGGGTCGGCACAACGGTAAGGGATGCCACTCCTCAGGAACTTGCACGGTTATTTCAGAGATCAAAGGTTGTTCATAATGATATTCTTCCTGTATACGGCGCGTCAATATCAGATATCGATGATGCAAGGATAGAGTATTATTTCACGCAAAAATTAAGTATTGACATTAAAACCTACAATGAATCAAAGGAAAGTCTATTGGAGAATATAAAGGTTCTGATTAAGGTTGACGGAAAAAATTATCTTACAATGGCAGGACTGCTTATTTTTGGAAAATTTCCGGAGAGATTTTTAACCCAGTCAGGAATAATCGCAGTCAGGTTCAGGGGTAACGAAATGGATTATGATACCCTGGACAGGAGGGAGATTAAAGGGCCGCTTGTAAATCAATATAATGCAGATGGTAATATTTCGTCTCTTGGCATAATTGATCAGACAATAGATTTTATTAAAAGAAATACATCGGTAACATCCAGATTAGAAGATATAAGAAGGATAGATACCCCCCAGTATCCAATTGAACCAATCAGGGAAGGCATTGTCAATGCCATTGCCCACAGGGATTATACAATTTCCGGAGCAAAAATAAGGGTTTTTGTATTTCCTGATAGAATTGAAATCTATAGCCCGGGTAAACTTCCGAACACAGTTACAATAGAAAATTTAAAAAGGACTGCCCATTATACCAGAAATCCGGAACTCTATAAATTTCTTGCCCATTATGGTTATGCAGATGATATTGGCCTTGGGATACCAAAAAAAATTATAGGAAAAATGAAAGAATATAAATCCAGAGAACCTGAATTTATAGAAAGCGGTGAAGAATTTGTTGTGACACTTTTTGGTAAAAAGGATAATCCATGA
- a CDS encoding HEAT repeat domain-containing protein, with the protein MNDLLWWKSLEDGKEYLFSFLFIDRAKSTKDPKYYNEEQASKRAELFHKVVQNIANSFNGRCLEWHGDGNVIFFYTSDASNIFEKSNILSKKAVEAGLSIFQELILQKEEEFKEIKAYISINVGMLEFKKEMGRIKSRDLDITGHMLKVCPEAGILIHEEVYKILTDDLKEKFRYLGTTSEDFTPVFVYPRQREIPHNKINMFIPQDKDKYREKELFLNFIRDKYSKIIPRGFRQENLISVNLFDIYSPLKVRQRYEKEIADFSSIKDQKIIESINLPSDHPITLFKTVEKSAPINIQDVVKKNNHFIILGSPGSGKSTFIKWLALTCVAGKISSFYGIGILESLIPIPVSIGHLSEIWQDNNKNIGVLEAIKIYFSTLNYNISDFIDEELENGMVIFLFDGLDEVLSDIDRDDISLWLEDFVKRYSKNRFVITSRIVGFKGFFLQSDKIYLIENLVINEAKPIIKKWMTAIEYSLNGVNDVSRVNANDEADRLIKILEHKPQFEKFISNPFLLTLTVLLHRNEAELPNYRIQIFERMIQTLVETWQQARSLGGMSLRTLRMDFRTEAIPILSPLALWIHKNFPAGIVPEEEIKEFIKDKLNELGVSRNEIDKAVDNFFNKLRIGTGLLEEKGKGLWGFMHQSFQEYLCSIELVRDESYEANFRKYNYDPRWEEIFILVAGELGITQANTKKVSKFIEIIVQGINDPIKDKILKKNMLLAGKCLVSSANINIKLVERIINFYKENLFSSDINNLRKRLIDILCDMMNIKIVFENIRNEISSKLKIEEKKDFAINAIGHLGLKEEWAIEAIKRGLRDDSSWVRNSAIDAIGHLGLKEEWAIEALKSGLEDDNRWIRRYTIYAIGRLSIKEKWAIEAIKNGLQDADYLVRNSAIDAIGYFDLKEEWVIEAIKNRLRDRDRWIRQYTIYAIGRLNIKEEWAIEAIKEGLQNTDYLIRNSAIDAVGHLGIKEEWVIEAIKSGLKDDRVKRSAIDTIRRLDIKEEWVLNALVENFKEKDLKNYVYETLWELV; encoded by the coding sequence ATGAATGACCTTTTATGGTGGAAAAGTTTAGAGGATGGGAAAGAATACCTGTTTTCATTTCTTTTTATTGACAGGGCTAAGAGTACAAAAGATCCTAAATATTACAATGAAGAACAAGCTTCGAAACGTGCAGAGTTATTTCACAAGGTTGTACAAAATATTGCAAATTCATTTAACGGCCGATGTCTCGAATGGCATGGTGACGGCAATGTGATATTTTTTTATACATCGGACGCTTCCAATATTTTTGAAAAGAGCAATATTCTTTCAAAAAAAGCCGTTGAGGCAGGTCTTTCCATATTTCAGGAATTAATATTACAAAAAGAAGAAGAATTTAAGGAAATAAAGGCGTATATAAGCATTAATGTTGGAATGCTTGAGTTTAAAAAAGAAATGGGTCGGATAAAAAGCCGCGATCTTGACATCACAGGGCATATGTTAAAGGTATGCCCGGAGGCAGGTATATTGATTCATGAAGAAGTATATAAAATCCTGACAGACGATTTAAAAGAAAAATTCAGGTATTTAGGCACAACCTCAGAAGATTTTACCCCTGTTTTTGTATACCCAAGACAAAGAGAAATACCTCATAATAAAATTAATATGTTTATTCCACAAGACAAAGATAAATATAGAGAAAAAGAGTTATTTCTTAATTTTATAAGGGATAAATATTCAAAAATAATACCAAGGGGATTCCGACAGGAAAATTTAATTTCCGTTAATTTATTTGATATTTATTCACCTTTGAAGGTTAGGCAAAGATATGAAAAAGAGATAGCAGATTTTTCAAGTATAAAAGATCAGAAAATTATAGAATCGATAAATTTGCCTTCTGACCATCCTATAACACTTTTTAAAACTGTTGAAAAATCCGCTCCAATTAATATACAGGATGTTGTTAAAAAAAATAATCATTTTATTATTTTAGGTTCTCCAGGAAGTGGTAAATCAACGTTTATTAAATGGCTCGCATTAACCTGTGTAGCGGGTAAGATAAGCAGTTTTTATGGAATTGGTATATTGGAATCTTTGATTCCTATACCTGTTTCAATAGGCCATCTTTCAGAAATTTGGCAGGACAATAATAAAAATATAGGAGTTCTTGAGGCGATTAAGATTTATTTTAGCACCCTGAATTATAATATATCAGACTTTATTGATGAAGAATTGGAAAACGGGATGGTTATATTCCTTTTTGATGGCTTAGATGAAGTGTTATCTGATATTGATAGAGATGATATTTCTTTATGGCTTGAAGATTTTGTAAAGAGATATTCAAAAAATCGGTTTGTAATTACAAGTAGAATCGTAGGATTTAAGGGGTTTTTTTTGCAAAGTGATAAGATATATTTAATTGAAAATTTAGTTATTAATGAAGCAAAACCAATAATAAAAAAATGGATGACTGCGATTGAATATAGTTTGAATGGCGTAAATGATGTATCAAGAGTAAATGCTAATGATGAGGCAGATAGACTTATAAAGATTTTAGAACATAAACCCCAGTTTGAAAAATTTATTTCTAATCCATTTCTTCTTACGTTGACTGTACTTTTACATAGAAATGAAGCAGAACTCCCAAATTATCGTATCCAGATATTTGAAAGAATGATCCAAACTCTTGTTGAAACATGGCAACAAGCAAGGAGTTTGGGTGGCATGAGCCTCAGGACTCTTCGGATGGATTTTAGGACAGAAGCAATACCAATTTTATCACCATTAGCTTTATGGATACATAAAAATTTTCCAGCAGGTATAGTTCCGGAAGAAGAAATTAAAGAATTTATAAAAGACAAATTAAATGAACTGGGAGTATCTCGTAATGAAATTGATAAAGCAGTTGATAATTTTTTTAATAAACTGAGAATTGGTACCGGTCTTCTTGAGGAAAAAGGTAAAGGCCTCTGGGGGTTTATGCATCAATCATTTCAAGAGTATTTATGCAGTATAGAACTTGTAAGGGATGAATCTTATGAGGCCAATTTTAGAAAATATAATTATGATCCCCGGTGGGAAGAGATTTTTATCCTTGTGGCAGGAGAACTTGGAATAACGCAGGCAAATACTAAAAAGGTGTCAAAATTTATAGAAATAATTGTGCAAGGCATAAACGATCCAATTAAGGATAAAATTCTTAAAAAAAATATGCTTCTCGCGGGTAAGTGTTTAGTAAGTAGCGCAAATATAAATATTAAACTGGTAGAAAGGATAATAAATTTTTATAAAGAAAATCTTTTTAGTAGTGATATTAATAATTTAAGAAAACGTCTTATTGATATACTTTGTGACATGATGAACATAAAAATTGTTTTTGAAAATATCAGAAATGAAATATCATCTAAATTAAAAATTGAAGAAAAAAAAGATTTTGCAATTAATGCTATAGGTCATCTTGGCCTAAAAGAGGAATGGGCAATAGAAGCTATAAAAAGAGGATTAAGAGATGATAGTTCATGGGTTAGAAATTCCGCGATTGATGCTATAGGTCATCTTGGCCTAAAAGAGGAATGGGCAATAGAAGCCTTAAAAAGCGGACTGGAAGATGATAACCGCTGGATTCGACGTTATACGATTTATGCAATTGGTAGACTAAGTATAAAAGAGAAATGGGCAATAGAAGCTATAAAAAACGGGTTGCAGGATGCAGATTATTTGGTTAGAAATTCTGCGATTGATGCTATAGGTTATTTTGATTTAAAAGAGGAGTGGGTAATAGAAGCTATAAAAAATAGATTAAGAGATAGAGATCGATGGATTCGGCAATATACAATATATGCAATAGGACGGCTTAATATAAAAGAGGAATGGGCAATAGAAGCTATAAAAGAAGGGCTACAAAATACAGATTATTTGATTAGAAATTCAGCAATTGATGCTGTAGGTCATCTTGGTATAAAAGAGGAGTGGGTAATAGAAGCTATAAAAAGCGGATTAAAAGATGATAGAGTTAAACGTTCTGCAATTGATACCATAAGGCGTCTTGATATAAAAGAAGAATGGGTACTTAATGCATTGGTCGAAAATTTTAAGGAAAAAGACTTAAAAAATTATGTTTATGAAACCTTATGGGAATTGGTATAA
- a CDS encoding DJ-1/PfpI family protein, whose amino-acid sequence MGKIDGKKILIIIASNNFRDEEYSRPRSVFEKEGAKVTVVSSSLNVSAGVKGMERVKPDILISAADVSDYDAVMFVGGAGAREYFNSAAAHKIAKDALEKGKILSAICIGPGILAYAGVLKGKKATVFSSEINTIKSKGAIYTGNPVEKDGKIITADGPEAAYEFGNEIVNALMRKA is encoded by the coding sequence ATGGGGAAAATAGATGGTAAAAAAATACTTATTATTATTGCCTCGAATAATTTCAGGGATGAAGAATACAGCCGTCCCCGGTCGGTTTTTGAAAAAGAGGGCGCGAAGGTTACAGTCGTCTCATCAAGTTTAAATGTATCAGCAGGTGTTAAAGGGATGGAAAGGGTAAAACCTGATATTCTTATTTCCGCTGCCGATGTTTCTGATTATGATGCAGTAATGTTTGTAGGAGGGGCGGGCGCAAGGGAATATTTTAACAGCGCGGCGGCCCATAAAATTGCAAAAGACGCCCTTGAAAAAGGCAAAATATTGAGCGCTATCTGCATCGGGCCTGGAATTTTGGCGTACGCCGGGGTCCTGAAGGGGAAAAAGGCCACGGTTTTTTCTTCTGAAATAAACACAATCAAATCAAAAGGCGCGATTTATACAGGCAATCCTGTTGAAAAAGACGGGAAGATTATTACGGCAGACGGACCTGAAGCGGCGTATGAGTTTGGAAATGAGATTGTAAATGCGTTAATGCGTAAAGCGTAA
- a CDS encoding fumarate hydratase produces the protein MKTIHAEQIVSEVSKLWREANFYLNEDIIGVLKNSLKKEKNIRAKDALRVILKNAGLARKENRPICQDTGFPLVFLEVGQDVNIKGDLHKSVNQGIREGTKEGFLRPSVVDCPFNRKNTGDNTPAVIHCEIVPGDKVKIFVAAKGAGSENCSKTAMLLPTAGEKEIEDFAVESVKIAGSNPCPPIIVGLGIGGTLEKAVLLSKKALLRPLNKKNPDRNLNRLEVKLLQKINKLGIGPNGFGGKTTALGVRIERFPCHLASLPIAINISCHVNRHKETVI, from the coding sequence ATGAAAACAATACACGCAGAGCAAATTGTATCCGAAGTTTCAAAGTTATGGCGGGAGGCTAATTTTTATCTTAATGAAGATATTATTGGTGTACTGAAAAACTCATTAAAAAAAGAAAAAAATATCCGGGCAAAAGATGCCTTAAGAGTAATATTGAAAAATGCGGGATTAGCGCGAAAAGAAAACCGTCCCATTTGTCAGGACACCGGTTTTCCTTTGGTTTTTTTGGAAGTCGGGCAGGATGTGAATATTAAAGGTGATTTGCATAAATCAGTAAATCAGGGTATAAGGGAAGGGACAAAAGAGGGGTTTTTAAGGCCGTCGGTGGTTGATTGTCCTTTTAACCGAAAAAATACAGGCGATAATACACCGGCAGTAATTCATTGTGAAATTGTTCCCGGGGATAAAGTCAAAATTTTTGTGGCGGCAAAAGGAGCGGGGAGTGAAAACTGTTCAAAAACAGCAATGTTGCTGCCTACGGCAGGTGAAAAAGAAATCGAAGATTTTGCCGTTGAGTCAGTTAAAATAGCAGGGTCAAATCCGTGCCCGCCGATTATTGTCGGCCTGGGAATCGGCGGGACCCTGGAAAAAGCAGTTTTACTTTCCAAAAAGGCGTTGCTAAGGCCCTTGAATAAAAAAAATCCAGATAGAAATTTGAACAGACTTGAGGTAAAATTGTTGCAGAAAATAAATAAATTAGGCATTGGACCAAATGGTTTTGGAGGAAAAACGACTGCGCTTGGAGTAAGAATTGAAAGATTTCCATGCCATCTTGCAAGTTTGCCTATAGCGATAAATATTAGCTGCCATGTGAACAGGCATAAGGAAACTGTCATATAA
- the glpX gene encoding class II fructose-bisphosphatase, which yields MDRNLALEFVRVTEAAALGSAKWMGMGNDKAADQAAVDFMRRAFSAISFEGTVVIGEGERDEAPMLYIGEKIGNGNGPKLDIAIDPLEGTTLTAQGRPNAISVVAAAPSGCFLNAPDTYMKKIAVGRSASGVIDINAPVKDNVKAVAKKLGRDIEEVTVVILDRPRHADIVKDVRELGARICLIQDGDVAAAIATAFPEDSGIEMLIGIGGAPEGVLAAAALKCLGGDMQGQLSPRNEEEIQRAHKMGIKNINKVFTINELARGDDIMFAATGVTNGSFLKGVRFTAEGAITHSVVMRSKTGTVRYIEAHHKFAKKPVY from the coding sequence ATGGATAGAAATTTGGCATTAGAATTTGTCAGGGTAACGGAAGCGGCTGCACTGGGGTCAGCGAAATGGATGGGGATGGGGAATGACAAGGCTGCAGACCAGGCGGCAGTAGATTTTATGCGCCGCGCATTTTCCGCGATTAGTTTTGAAGGTACGGTTGTTATCGGCGAGGGTGAACGGGATGAGGCGCCTATGCTTTATATAGGTGAGAAGATAGGGAATGGAAACGGGCCAAAACTTGACATTGCGATTGACCCGCTTGAAGGGACGACCTTAACGGCCCAGGGCAGGCCCAACGCTATCTCTGTTGTGGCGGCAGCCCCGAGCGGTTGTTTTTTAAATGCACCTGATACTTATATGAAAAAAATTGCGGTTGGACGCAGTGCATCAGGGGTAATAGATATTAATGCGCCTGTAAAGGATAATGTTAAAGCGGTTGCGAAAAAACTCGGGCGTGACATAGAAGAGGTTACGGTTGTTATTTTAGACAGGCCCCGACATGCGGACATTGTCAAGGATGTCAGGGAGCTTGGCGCAAGGATTTGCCTGATCCAGGACGGGGATGTTGCTGCTGCGATTGCTACGGCATTCCCTGAGGATTCGGGGATTGAAATGCTTATCGGCATAGGCGGTGCGCCAGAGGGAGTATTGGCGGCGGCCGCGTTAAAGTGTCTGGGCGGGGATATGCAGGGACAGTTAAGCCCGAGAAATGAAGAAGAAATTCAGCGCGCACACAAGATGGGAATTAAAAATATAAACAAGGTTTTTACGATAAATGAATTGGCAAGAGGCGATGATATTATGTTTGCGGCCACCGGAGTAACTAATGGTTCATTCCTGAAAGGGGTGCGGTTTACTGCAGAGGGAGCGATAACTCATTCTGTTGTTATGAGGTCAAAAACCGGGACTGTGCGCTATATTGAGGCACACCACAAATTTGCGAAAAAACCGGTATATTAA
- a CDS encoding biotin/lipoate A/B protein ligase family protein, translating to MQNSWRLLLLSENNPYLNMAVDEAVLLAHSQKKTQPTLRFYTWDPPCISLGYFQKAAEEDRKKWQGLNVPFVRRLSGGRAVFHNHDLTYSFTIHEDYNLLPKNIIQSCQIIGQCLYKGLNFFGISGKLLEINNLRQRAEKKGRETKDCFNVFSSGEILYARRKLIGSAQVRKKGVILQHGSILMNYPPVLGNTESLRTITLKEILGHEVKPEEIIPCIIKGFENIFNVKFENVCLTDEEKKTAKKLELEYRQRGIT from the coding sequence ATGCAAAATTCCTGGCGTTTACTACTTCTTTCAGAAAATAATCCTTATCTGAACATGGCTGTAGATGAGGCTGTTCTCTTAGCTCACAGCCAGAAAAAAACACAACCAACACTGCGTTTTTACACATGGGACCCTCCCTGTATTTCATTGGGTTATTTTCAGAAGGCAGCCGAAGAAGACAGGAAAAAATGGCAGGGATTAAATGTCCCTTTTGTCCGCAGATTAAGCGGCGGCAGAGCGGTCTTCCATAATCATGATTTGACATATAGTTTTACGATTCATGAGGACTATAATCTGCTTCCAAAGAATATTATTCAATCCTGCCAGATAATAGGCCAATGCCTGTATAAAGGCCTTAATTTTTTTGGAATAAGCGGGAAATTGCTGGAGATAAATAATCTGAGGCAGAGAGCGGAAAAGAAAGGGCGGGAGACAAAAGATTGTTTTAATGTATTTTCAAGCGGGGAGATACTTTATGCCCGCAGAAAATTAATCGGGAGCGCCCAGGTCAGGAAAAAAGGTGTAATTCTGCAGCATGGATCAATTCTGATGAATTATCCGCCGGTATTAGGAAATACAGAATCATTAAGAACGATAACACTCAAAGAAATTCTTGGCCATGAAGTGAAACCGGAAGAGATTATTCCTTGCATTATAAAAGGTTTTGAAAATATATTTAATGTTAAATTTGAAAATGTTTGCCTGACAGATGAAGAAAAAAAAACAGCCAAAAAATTAGAGCTGGAATATAGACAAAGGGGAATAACTTGA
- a CDS encoding DMT family transporter: protein MNDLKKWYLLLSSILFAVMTFFIKMVSGQIPAYELLFFRFFGGAAGCLLVDKSCFRFSHGSFKILFLRSLYGTIAMFAFFYALDFSPISRVAVLHFSYPVFEVFFSALWMKERPQKIIYISLPLSLAGIYYMGNPVSGFNIGDILALCSGIFGGLAVVGLRQARIVNSSATIYFYFCIFGMLSTIIPSAARWVTPPKTSLWPIFFVVFLGGIGQLVMNYAYKFSKSGEGSIITIFTIVFINLMGFVFLKEEVTARLLTGELLIAASIFLLFLKKKKDKELFLE from the coding sequence ATGAATGATTTGAAAAAATGGTATTTGCTTTTATCTTCAATTTTGTTCGCGGTCATGACTTTTTTTATAAAAATGGTTTCCGGGCAAATCCCCGCTTATGAACTGCTTTTTTTCCGTTTTTTCGGCGGCGCAGCGGGTTGCCTTTTGGTGGATAAATCTTGTTTTCGTTTTTCCCATGGCAGTTTTAAAATACTTTTTCTGCGAAGCTTGTATGGAACTATTGCCATGTTTGCTTTTTTTTACGCCCTCGATTTTTCGCCGATAAGCCGCGTAGCGGTCCTGCATTTCAGTTATCCTGTTTTTGAAGTATTTTTTTCGGCTTTATGGATGAAAGAAAGGCCCCAAAAAATTATTTATATTTCCTTGCCTCTTTCATTGGCCGGGATTTATTATATGGGTAATCCTGTAAGCGGTTTCAATATTGGAGATATACTTGCCCTTTGCTCCGGGATTTTTGGCGGCCTTGCTGTTGTGGGTTTACGGCAGGCGAGAATAGTCAATTCTTCCGCGACAATTTATTTTTATTTTTGTATTTTTGGAATGTTGTCCACTATTATTCCATCCGCCGCCCGCTGGGTCACTCCTCCAAAAACAAGTTTATGGCCGATTTTTTTTGTTGTTTTTTTGGGAGGCATTGGACAGCTTGTTATGAATTACGCTTATAAATTTTCAAAATCAGGAGAAGGAAGCATAATTACCATTTTTACAATAGTTTTTATTAACCTTATGGGTTTTGTTTTTTTAAAAGAAGAAGTTACCGCCCGGCTTTTGACAGGGGAATTGTTAATTGCCGCTTCAATATTTTTACTTTTTCTGAAAAAGAAAAAAGATAAAGAATTATTTTTGGAATAA
- a CDS encoding addiction module protein has translation MSTVTAGLMEKILSLPIEERVSLAQRVWDSVEHFVNPEIEKAWLNEAERRWQEIEQDRIQCISAEKAMKKARASLKK, from the coding sequence ATGAGTACGGTAACAGCAGGCTTAATGGAAAAGATATTATCACTGCCGATTGAAGAAAGAGTGTCATTAGCTCAGCGGGTATGGGACAGTGTGGAGCATTTTGTTAATCCAGAGATTGAAAAGGCGTGGTTGAATGAAGCAGAAAGAAGATGGCAGGAGATTGAACAAGACCGAATACAATGTATTTCGGCGGAAAAAGCAATGAAAAAAGCAAGAGCCAGCTTAAAAAAATGA